The DNA window TTATAGAAGGAATCAATGCAGAAAGAAATAGACTCTCTGAATTAAAGAAAAATGCAAAATATATTGTAGATACTTCTAATCTGACTTCAGCTCAATTGAAAGAAGAAATTAAAAAAATATATATGGAGGGAGAAACCAGTCATAATCTGACTATATTTATTCAATCCTTTGGTTTTAAAAAAGGGATTTTATTAGATGCAGATTTAGTTTTTGATGTAAGGTTTTTACCGAATCCCCATTATATTGAGGAATTAAGGCCTTTTACGGGAAATGACAAACAGGTACGGGATTATGTAATGAAGTGGCCAGAAAGCATTCAATTTGTAGAGAAATTAAATGATTTGATAGATTTTTTAATTCCTTATTATATAAAAGAAGGAAAGTCTCAATTAGTGATAGGTATTGGATGTACAGGAGGAAAACATCGTTCTGTAACGGTTGCTAATATTTTATATGAAACATTGAAAGAAAAAGGACATCGAGCAATTATCAATCATAGAGATTCAGCAATTGTAAGGGAGTAATCTTAAAATGAAACTATTTGATTGGTTAAAACCAGGGTTAAAAATAAAAAGATGGCTTTTTTTAGGATCTGTTGGTATTGCATTTTTGATCATTGGTGGATATGCGTTTATCAATAAGATGTTTTTGAATAATCATTTTTTAGATTATTATCCAGTGGTTTTATTGTTAGGTATTGTGTTAATTGCTGTTAGTTTAAAAAAGGGTGCAGCATCCATTGTGAACTTGTTGGATACTCCTGGAAGTTTGGTAAAGTGTAAGATTGATAAAAAATTATATGAAAAGCGTATTTTGAATAAAGGACCTAAAACAGTTGTGATTGGTGGAGGAACAGGTCTTTCTGTTCTCTTAAGAGGTCTTAAAAAATATACTTCTAATATTACTGCTATTGTAACGGTAGCAGATGATGGTGGAGGATCAGGGATTTTAAGAGAGGATTTAGGAATGCTACCTCCAGGAGATATAAGGAATTGTATCTTAGCATTAGCAGATACAGAGCCCATTATGGAAAAATTACTACAATATCGTTTTGAAGAAGGAAAATTAAAAGGGCAAAGCTTTGGAAATTTATTGATTGCTGCAATGAATGGTATATCCGATAATTTTGAAGAGGCCATAAAAAAAATAAACCATGTTTTAGCTGTTACAGGAAAGGTTTTACCTGTAACGGTGGAGGAGATTACTCTCTATGCCAAACTAAAAAATGGAAAGGTCATTAAAGGAGAATCCCAAATTCCTATAAAGGTAAAGGAATTTGATAGTGGTATTGATCAGGTTTTTATTAAACCCAATAATGTAGTTCCCCTAGAGGAATCTATAGAAGAGATTATGAGTGCTGATGTGATTATTTTAGGACCCGGGAGCTTATATACAAGTATTATCCCTAATTTATTAGTTGAGGATATTAGAAAAGCTATTAGGGATTCAATAGCTACGAAGATTTATATAACTAATGTAATGACACAACCTGGAGAAACAGATGGATACAGTGTATTAGAACATGTTGAGGCCATCATAGAATATTTAAAGAGTGGAAATATTGATTATGTTTTTGTAAATGATGAGAAAATTCCCAAAGAAGTATTAAAAAAATATGCCCATGATGGTGCACAGCCCATAAGGCTTACGAAGAAGGATTGTAAAATATTAAAAGAAAAGGATATTAGCGTCATAGAAGGGCCTTTTGTAGATATAAAGAAACAGTATATAAGACATGATGCCAATAAGTTATCTGAAATGATTACAAAATTAGTATTAGAAGAGAAGTATGCTATTGATAAGAAAAAAATTATTGATTATTATATTCTAAGTGAAGAATTGAAAAAAGTATAGATGAAATGATTAATCAATTTATGATATAATAATTAAAATGCTGTTCATAATGACATCTAAACATTTTCTCATTGTAGTTAGGGGTGGAAGTTATGAGGGAAGAGATTAGTGCTGGTGGTGTGGTTGTTTTTGGAAATGCTATACTACTTTTACGTAAATACAATGGAGATTGGGTATTACCAAAAGGGAAAGTAAAACAAGATGAGGCCATAGACGCTGCTGCAATTCGAGAAGTTTATGAAGAAGGAAGAGCAAAAGGTGAGATTGTAAAATATATTGGAAAAATTAATTATTCTTTTAAAAACTGTTGGAAAGATCATGAGGTAGTCCATAAAACGGTTCATTGGTACTTAATGAGGACTAGAAATATGGATTGTATTCCTCTTAAAGAGGAAGGATTTGTAGATGCACGGTTTGTGCATATGGATAGGGCTACTGAGATAGCGAAATATAATGATGAAAGAGCAATTATACAAAAAGCCATCGAAGACATAAAAAAAGACCTCAACAGCCAATGAGGTCTTTTTTTGTAAACTTATAAAAAAAGGGTTTAATGCAAAAACTAGTATTATTAAAATTTTTTATCTTTTAGATTATGATAAAATTTAACGAAAAATATATGAATCTATGTTATAATGATAACAATGTACTATATTCGTATAATAAGGATGATTTTTTAAGGAACGTTCAGGTTTTGGAAGTAGGTGGTAAGATGTCCTTTTCTATGAAAACGAAGAATGAATTGGCAAGGATCATTCCAGAAGATCGATGTTGCCAATTAGCGGAGTTATCAGCATTGATTCGAATGAGTGGGACAATACAATTAATGGGCTATAAAAAAGTAAATGTAAAAATTATTACAGAAAATGCTGCTATTGCAAGAAAAATTTTTACATTATTGAAAAAATGTTTTGGAATTCATACGGAATTACGGGTAAGAAAAAATAGATTGTTAAAAAAGAATAATCACTATGTAATTATTATCACAAGTGATGCGGGGGCAAACGATATCCTGGAAAAAGTAGGTATTTTGAAAGTAGACCATAAACAATTTTTAATAGATTATAATGTACCAAAAGAATTAATTGAGGATAAATGTTGCAAACGAGCATATTTAAGAGGTGCATTTTTAGGAGCAGGTTCTGTAAGTGATCCAGAGAAAACCTATCATTTAGAATTTGTTACAAGTAGTCAAGAACATAGTGAAGGATTAAAAGAATTAATCAATCATTTTGACCTTAGAGCGAAGATTGTTCAACGAAAAAATAGTTATGTAATATACTTAAAAGAAGGAGATCGAATTGTTGATCTATTAAATATTATGGGAGCTCATTTAGCTTTATTAAAATTTGAAAACATAAGGATTGTAAAGCAAGTAAGGAATAATGTAAATAGGATTGTAAATTGTGAGACAGCGAATTTAAGTAAAATAGTAAATGCTTCTATTCGGCAGATAGAAAATATAGAGTATATACAAAAAACTGTAGGATTTAAAATACTTCCTGACAATCTTCGAGAAATAGCAGAGTTAAGACTTGATTACAAAGAAGCTAGTTTAAAAGAACTAGGACAAATGTTAAATCCACCTGTTGGGAAGTCAGGGGTAAATCATAGATTAAGAAAAATAGAGAAGATCACAGAAAAATTAAAGCAGAATGAGGGGGAGTTGTAAATGATCAATAGGGAAATCACCGTGATGAATGAAGAAGGATTACGTGCAAGACGAGCAGCCTTGTTTGTACAATTAGCAAATAAATTTAGTTCTGATATTTTTGTAGAAAAAGATACGAAAAATGTAAATGGAAAAAGTATTATGTGCATTATGGCTTTAGGGTTATTGAAGAGTGAAAAGATCGTAGTAACTGTTGATGGACCTGACGAAGAACAAGCTCTAGAAGAAATAGTAAACTTTTTCGAAAAACCACAAGAAGATTTATAAAACTATTCCAATGGGAATAGTTTTTTTAAATGAACGAAAAATGTAAGTTTATGTAATATAGGGATGAGATGGTAATATAGGAATTTAGACGCATTTTTGGAATCTTAAAAAAAATTTGAAGGGATTTGTATCATTATATCGAATAAGTTTAAAAATGAATGTTTTTTACCATCTCAGTTTTGGAGGATCCTATGTTTAAAATAAATCTTAACTTTCTAAAGCCAGGAATGATTTTAGCAAAAACAATTAACGGAAGTGATGGGCAAGTTTTGTTGAATGCTGGAGTAATCTTAAAAGAAAGCTATATTGAAAAGCTCAGGCAGATTGGTATTAGTAGTCTATACATAGATACGAAAGAAACATCAGATATTGTGATTGAAGATGTTATTTGTGAACAAAATAGATTTGAAGCAAAAAACATTATCAGAGAGACAATGAAGGATGTTTATATGGGCAGATCGATACAAACAAAAGAAGTATTTGAGGCAGTAAGTAATATTTTGGATGATTTGTTAGGAAATAAGGACATTATGCTCAATCTTTCTGATATTAAGGCAGTCGATGATTATACTTTTGCTCATTCTGTTAATGTTTGTGTGTTATCCCTTATAACAGGAATTACTATGGGATACAACAGGGATAAATTAGAAAAATTGGGAATCGGTGCTGTGTTACATGATATAGGAAAAATTGCAATTCCTCCAGATATATTAAATAAGCCTGGTAAACTGACAGATATTGAGTATAAAATCATTCAAGAGCATCCTCGATTAGGATATGATATTGTAAAAGAACATGCTACTATTAGTAGCCTTAGTGCCATGGTGATTCTTACCCATCATGAAAGACATGATGGAAAAGGATATCCATTAGGAAAGAAAGGGAAAGAAATATTTGAATTTTCTAGAATTGTTGCAGTAGCAGATGTATATGATGCGTTGACTTCTGATAGGGTTTATAAGAAGAAGGTTTTACCCCATGAAGCGATAGAATATTTAAGGGCTATGGGCGATTTGCAATTTGATTCTGAAATTGTAAATAATTTTGCTGCACATGTAGCACCTTATCCTGTTGGAACCATTGTAAAATTAAGTACAGGGGTTCAAGGAATCGTTGTAGCTGTAGATAAAAATCATCTTAATAAACCTAAGGTTAGGTGTTTTTGGAACAAACAAGGAGATCAATATTTGAATGAAGCAGAGGTCAATCTTGTGAATTTACCATCGATTACAATCTCAGAGGTGTTAGAGAAACTTGAATAGTTTTTTGATTGTTTTTTGATATAATAAGGTATGAACAATTTGTTCATACCTTTTATTTTTTAGATGTTTAAAGGCTATTGAACCTATTATATCCCTATATGAGGTGGTATGTGAATATGACAAAAAATGAACAGATTATAAACCATATAAAAGAGTTGCCTGTGGGAAGTAAAATATCCGTAAGAGGAGTTGCACAGGATCTAGAAGTTAGTGAAGGAACAGCTTATAAGGCTATTAAGGATGCAGAAAGAAAAGAACTTGTTAGTACCATTCCAAGAGTAGGAACTATACGAGTTGAAAAGGTCGAAAAAAAACAAATTGATAAAGTAACATTTGCGGAAGTACTCAATATTGTAGAAGGACAAATCCTAGGAGGCCATGAAGGAATTTATAAGATTGTCAATAAATTTGTCATTGGTGCCATGTCTATTGATGAAATTGAAAAGTACATTTCAGAAGGGGATTTATTAATTGTAGGAAATAGGGATGATGTTCATAAGCTTGCACTAGATAAAAAATGTGCAATCCTTATTACAGGAGGTCTCTCATGTGATGATGAAATAAAAAAAATAGCCAATGAGAAAAAACTACCTATTCTTTCTACAAGCTATGATACATTTACCATTACTACTATGATTGATCAAGCTTTACATGAGAGATTGATTAGAAAAGAAATATTAATAACAGAGGATATTATGCCCCATACCCTTCATTATCTAAAGGTGGGAGAGACAGTCTGTGATATGAAAAAATTAATAAAAAGAACAGGACATAGTAGATATCCTGTAGTAGATGAAAATTTACATGTTATAGGAATTGTATCCCCAAGAGATATTGGAGGAGCAGACAGTACGGAACCCATTATAAATGTTATGACAAAAAATCCTATTACCGTGTCTGTGAATACATCTGTAGCTTATATTTCACATGTAATGATTTGGGAAGGATTAAAAGTGGTTCCAGTTACAGATAAAAAGAAACTTATAGGTATTATTACTCGCCAAGATATTATAAAGGGACTCAAGCAGATGAGAAATCAACCCCATATGGGAGAGCCTTTTGAAGATATGATTACTAGTGAATGTAATGTGGAAGAAACAGAAAAGGGTATAAAATTTTCCGGAGAAATTACTCCCATGATGTTAAATGATCGAGGGATTGCTAGTGCAGGTGTTTTGGTACTACTTATGTCTACTGCTGGGTGCAGTGCTATTAAGATGCAGAAAAATTTAGATAGTGTGATTGATAGTTTTATGATTTATTATATAAAGCCATTGCAGCTTGAGAGTAAATTCGAAATCTATGTAGATATTATCAATGTGAGTAGGAAATTTTATAAAGTGGATATTACAGCTTATCACAATGATGAGATTGTATCCAAAGCTATGATGTCAGCAAAACAATTAAGAAGATAGAAAGGAGGTACTTATGGGAGATTTTGTACATTTACATGTGCATACAGAGTATAGTTTATTAGATGGTGCAGCCAGAATAAAACCCCTTATAAAAACTGTAAAGGATTTAGGGATGAAAGCCGTAGCCATAACAGATCATGGATGTATGTTTGGTGTGATTGATTTTTATAAAGAAGCTAAAAAGGAAGGAATTAAACCTATTATAGGTTGTGAAGTGTATACTGCTACTAGAACTCTTTTTGATAAAGATCCAATAAAAGATAAAAGGCAGGGTCACCTAGTACTCCTTGCTAAAAATAATGAGGGCTATAAAAATCTTATGAAAATTGTATCTTTAGGATATGTGGATGGTTTTTATTATAAACCTCGAATAGATCATACAGTTCTTGAAAAATATAGTGAAGGCATTATCGCCCTTAGTGCATGTCTTGCAGGAGAGATCCAACAAAGACTTTTAAATAAGGATTATGAAGGAGCTAAAAAAGAAGCATTAAGACTAGAGGGGATATTTGGAAAAGATGATTTTTATCTAGAACTTCAGGACCATGGTATGCAGGAGCAGAAAATGGTAAACAATCAATTAATCAGGTTAAGCCAAGAAACAGATATCCCATTAGTTGCAACTAATGATATTCACTATTTAAAGAGATCTGATGGAGATATTCACGATATACTTCTTTGTATTCAAACAGGAAAGAATATAGATGATGAAGATCGACTAAAATTTCCTACAAAGGAATTTTATCTAAAATCTCCAAAAGAGATGGAAGACCTCTTTCCATATGCAAAGGAAGCCTTAGAAAATACCGTAAAAATTGCAAATAGGTGCAATGTAACTTTTGATTTTAACCAAATGTATTTACCAAAGTATGATGTACCTGATTCTTATAGTGCAAAGGAATATTTAAGGAAATTATGTAATGAAGGATTGAAAAAAAGATATAAAGAAATTACAAAGGAACTTTTAGAAAGATTAGAGTACGAATTATCTACTATAGAAAATATGGGGTATGTAGAATATTTTCTAATTGTATGGGATTTTATAAGATATGCAAAAGAAGAAAACATCATGGTAGGACCAGGAAGAGGATCTGCTGCAGGAAGCTTAGTTTCATATACATTAGGAATTACAGAAATTGATCCTATTAAGTATCATCTCATTTTTGAGCGTTTTTTAAATCCAGAACGTGTAACCATGCCGGATATTGATATTGATTTTTGCTTTGAAAGAAGGCAAGAAGTTATTGATTATGTAGTGAGAAAATATGGAAAAGAAAAGGTAGCACAAATAATCACCTTTGGAACAATGGCAGCAAGAGCAGCTATAAGAGATGTAGGAAGGGCGCTGAATATGTCCTATGCAGAAGTAGATGCTATTGCCAAAAAAATTCCTATGCAGTTGGGTATTTCTATTGATAAAGCATTAGAAATAGATAAGGGATTTAAAGAAATATATGAAAGAGACGAAAGGGCAAAATATTTAATAGATGCTGCAAGGGCTGTAGAAGGAATGCCAAGACATGCATCTACTCATGCAGCTGGGGTTGTAATTTCTAAAGAGGCTATTGATGAATATGTACCTTTATATATGCATAATGAAGGTCTTACAACTCAATTCACTATGACAACATTAGAAGAGTTAGGGCTTCTTAAAATGGACTTTTTAGGTCTTCGAAATCTAACAGTAATCAGGGATGCTATAGAGAGTATAGAGAAGAATCATGGGGTAAAAATAAATTTTTCCAATAGTAACTATGATGATAAGTTAGCTTATGAAATGATTAGTAAAGGGGATACTATAGGGGTATTTCAGCTAGAAAGTGCAGGTATGAGGCAGTTTATGAAGGAATTAAAGCCTGATTGCTTTGAAGATATAGTAGCGGGAATTTCCCTTTACAGACCAGGGCCTATGGATTCTATTCCTAAGTATATAGCTTATAAAAATAATCCAGAAAAAATAGAATATTTACATCCATTGCTAGAAAAGATCCTTAATGTAACCTATGGATGTTTAATATACCAAGAACAAGTAATGCAGGTAGTTAGGGAACTTGCTGGTTATTCCTATGGACGAAGCGATTTGGTTCGCCGTGCCATGAGTAAAAAGAAAATGGATGTGATGGAACAAGAAAGAGAATATTTCATTCATGGAAAAAAAGATGAAGAAGGAAATATTGAAATTACAGGATGTGTAAGCAAGGGTGTACCAAAAGAAATTGGAAATCAAATATATGATGAAATGATAGATTTTGCCAAATATGCTTTTAACAAATCCCATGCAGCGGCCTATGCAGTGCTAGGTTATGAAACAGCATACCTTAAGGCGTACTACCCTGTTGAATTTATGGCAGCACTCATTACGAGTATTATGGGGAATACCACAAAGGTAGCCCAATATATAGAGGATTGTAAGAAGAAAAACATAGAAATACTGCCACCTAGTGTCAATGAAAGTCATCATAAGTTTATTGTACAGGATGGGAAAATTCGATTTGGCCTTTTGGCAGTGAAAAACGTTGGTGCAGGCGTTATAGATGCTATTGTAGCCGCAAGAGAAGAGAAAGGTAAGTTTTTAAGTTTTACAGATTTTTGTGATAAAGTGGATATGAAAGAAATCAATAAAAGAGCTATTGAGAGTCTCATAAAAGCAGGAGCCTTTGATCATTTAGGAGCCAATCGTGCCCAGCTTTTAGCCATCTATGAAAGGACAATTGATGGAATAGCTCAAGATCGAAAAAGGAATTTAGCAGGCCAGGTTTCATTATTTCAAGCATTTGATGAAATCATACCTGCTAATGTTAAAAGAGATGATTTGCCAGATATCAAAGAGTTTGCTCAGAAAAATCTTTTGATGATGGAAAAAGAAGTAGTGGGACTTTATATTAGTGGTCATCCCCTTTCAGAGTATGAACAAGAAGTTAAAAAAGTTTCAACCATGAATGCAGGAGAGTTAATGGAGATCAATGAAAATCATGAAAATAATTCTGTAAAAGATGGATCCTATATAAGAATAGGGGGACTCATTGGACATCGAAAAAATAAAATCACTAAAAATAATAATATGATGGCTTTCATAACACTAGAAGACTTATTTGGTAGTGTAGAAGTATTAGTTTTTCCTAAAATATTTGATAAATATATGAATTTATTATATGAAGATAGTGTTGTCATTATAGAAGGAAAAATAAGCATGAGAGAAGAGGAAGAACCTAAAATTATAGCAGAAAAAATACTACCCCTCATAAAGAAAAATGATAAAGGGATAAAAAAGTTATATCTAAAAATAAGTAGAGGTCAAGAGCTAGATGTTTTATTTGAAAAAATTAAACCGACACTGAAAAGTCACAAAGGAGATGTGCCGGTATACTTATATTTAGAAGGGAAAAATAAGAAACTAAAAGCGAATAAGGAATTATGGGTAACGTTAAATGATGATTTAATTAAAAATTTGATAGGATTGCTAGGAGAAGATTGTGTAAAAGTATGTTAGTGTTTCTTTGAATGAGCAATCCTTGCAGATGCTGCTGCAGCAATACCAGCAACTAAATCATCTAAAAATGTATGCACCCCATTTTTAGGATCATTTAAGTCTTTTAAGATACCAAGCTTTTCTTTATCTAGATAACCAAAGCTTGTAAGACCGATGGTTCCATATACATTTGTTATACTAAGGGCTAATACCTCATCAATGCCATAGAGGGGTTCATCACGTTTTAATATATCTAAAAGAGGTTCTGGTAGAAGATTTTTTTCAGCATAAATATCTAAAACCACTCCCGTTAAGATAGCGTGTTGAACTTCTCTTTTTTCTAGAACTTTATTAATACTATAAAGGCAGTCATCCATTGTTAAGGGTCCGTATTTTATTTGTAAATCATATACTAACTTTGCAATATCTAAAAGATTTACTCCTCGATCCTTTAACATTTTGATTACAATATCTTTCAAATGTACTCCTCCTATCTTAATTTGGTGTATGATATAATATGATAGAAGATAAATTTTGGTACATGAAAAATAAAGAAATGAAAAATACTATAAGGAATAATAATTAAAGCATAAGGATATATTGCAATTTACTTAAAATTAGAATAAAATAAAATCAAAATCAATATACTCCAGGGGGAGGACTATTATGTGGACAGTAGTATATATGGCACACAACAAAGCAGATGCAGATAGAATCCAGTGTCATTTAATGAATGAAGGGTTTTTAGTAAAATTAAAGCCTATTGGAAGAGAAGAAGAAGGTGTCTTTGAGGTTTTAGTTCCTAATGGTGAAGCAGAAGAAGCACATGAAGTTTTGGTAAATTTATAATAAAAAATATTAGGGGAAAGTACCCAAAATAGGGACTTTCCCCTATGAAATATGGAGAGAATATTTTATAAAACTTGATAGATACTAATAAAGGAGAGAGCCTATGAAAAAAATTGGTGTACTGACTAGTGGTGGAGATTCTCCAGGAATGAATGCGGCTATAAGAGCTGTCGTTCGAGCAGGAATATACAATGGCTTAAAGGTAGTTGGCATCAAAAGAGGTTATGAAGGACTTATAAATGGTGATATTGAGGAGATGAATCTCTCGTCCGTGGCAGATATTATTCATAGAGGAGGAACTATGCTTAGAACTGCTCGGAGTGAAGCTTTCAAAACCAAAGAAGGATTTGAAAAAGCACTGAATGTAATCAACATTTTTGGTATAGAAGGAATTGTTGTCATTGGAGGAGATGGTTCTTTAAGAGGAGCAGAAAAATTAAGTGAAGCGGGTATTCCTACTATAGGACTACCTGGAACGATAGATAATGATTTAGCATATACGGATTATACCATTGGATTTGATACAGCCATTAATACGGTACTCCATGCAATTAGTAATATTAGAGATACGTCTACTTCCCATGGAAGAGCAAACATTGTTGAGGTAATGGGGAGACATTGTGGGGATATTGCCCTTTATGCAGGACTTGCTGGAGGAGCAGAAAGTATTATTGTTCCAGAAGAAGAATGCTCTATTGATGAGGTGTGTAAAAGACTGATTCAAGGAAGAAATAGAGGTAAATTACATAGTATCATTATTTTAGCAGAGGGCGTAGCTGGAAATTCCTATGAAATTGCAAAAGAAATAGAAACAAAAACAGGTATAGATGTAAGGCTTACTATTCTTGGACATATACAAAGAGGAGGCAGTCCAACAGCATTTGATAGGATTTTAGCAAGTCGAATGGGAGGAAATGCTGTAGAGCTGTTAATGAAGGGTAAGAAAGGAAGAACTGTTGGGATGAAAGGAAATGAAATTTGTAATTTTGAAATATCTAAGGCCCTTTCAATGAAAAAGGAAATGAATAAAAATTTATATGAGTTAGCAAAAACACTATCTATATAAACGAAGGAGAGAAATTTATGAGAAAAACAAAAATTGTATGTACTATTGGACCTGCAAGTGAAAGCAAAGATACTTTGAAAGAATTGATGAAGAATGGGATGAATGTAACACGACTTAATTTTTCTCATGGAAGCCATGAAGAGCATCAAAAACGTATAGATACCATTAAAGAAGTTAGAGGAGAACTTAATCTACCCATTGCAATTTTATTAGACACAAAGGGACCAGAAATCAGAACGGGTAATTTTAAAGAGGGGGAAGCTTTCTTAGAGGAAGGAAAGAATTTTACATTAACAACAAGAGAAATTCTTGGAGATGTAACCATTGGTAGTATTACTTATAAAGATCTTCCAAATGATGTGAAGATTGGAGATCCCATCTTAATAGATGATGGATTAATTGGTTTAGAAGTTTTAGAAATTATTGATGGAACAGATATAAAATGTATGATTAGAAACTCAGGGATGGTAAAAAATCACAAGGGCGTAAATGTACCAGGTGTTAAAATCAATCTTCCTGCCATTACGAAGAAGGATCAAGATGATATTATTTTTGGTATTCAAAATGGTATAGATTTTATAGCAGCTTCTTTTGTAAGAAAATCAGAAGATGTATTAGCTATAAGAAGAATCTTAGAAGAATATGATGCAGAGGATATTCAAATTATTTCTAAGATTGAAAATCAAGAGGGTGTAGATAATATAGAAAAAATTATTGAAGTTTCTGATGGAATCATGGTTGCAAGAGGTGATTTAGGTGTGGAAATTCCAACACAGCAAGTTCCTCTTGTACAAAAAATGATCATCAAAAGATGTAATAGTATAGGAAAACCTGTTATCACTGCTACACAGATGTTAGATTCTATGATGAGAAATCCAAGACCCACTAGAGCGGAAGTGACAGATGTTGCTAATGCCATATTTGATGGTACAGATGCCATCATGCTTTCAGGGGAAACGGCTGCTGGAAAATATCCAGTAGATGCAGTAAAAACTATGGCGAATATTGCACAAACTACTGAAGGTGCATTAGATTATCGAGCTATTTTAAGAGAAAAAGCAGTAGGAAAAGAAAGAAGTATTACGGATGCTGTGAGTCATGCAACCTGTAGTAGTGCTCAAGATTTGGGTGCATCAGCTATTATTACAGCAACTTCATCAGGATATACAGCAAGAATGGTATCAAAATTCAGACCAAAAGCACCGATTATTGTTGCAACGACAAGTGAAAAAGTTATGAGAAGACTTGCACTTTCTTTTGGGGCATATGCAATGCTTACAGAAATAGGAAATTCAACGGATGAAGTATTTGATCTGTCTGTAAACAAGGCATTAGAGGCTGGATATATAAAGCACGGAGATTTGGTAATTATTACAGCAGGTGTACCAGTAGGTGTTGCAGGAACAACCAATACGATTAAAGTCCATATTGCTGGTAAAATTTTAGTAAAAGGTATGGGAATTGGAAACGCTGGTGCTGTAGGAAATGTTTGTATTGCAATGAATGCAACGGATGCTAAGAATAAGTTTAAAGAAGGGGATATTCTTGTAACCATTGCAACAGATAAAGAGATGGTTCCATTTATGGAAAAAGCTGCAGCTATTATTACAGAGAAGGGTGGACTTACTTCTCATGCAGCTATTGTAGGGTTAAATATTCATAAACCAGTTATTGTTGGTGCCACTGATGTAACAAAACTGTTAAGAAACGGAGACGTTGTAACGGTTGATAGTATAAGAGGTCTTGTATATAGTGGAAAAGCAAATGTCCTATAAAGATGAGCTAAGATTTTAAGATTAGATTAGACTTATGACAAACCACTGATATAAATCAGTGGTTTGTCTGTTTTCTTTTTATGAAAAGTTATCGCAGAAATAGATTGGTTATGGCATAATATATATGAATGCTTCGTATAAGAAATAGTCATATAATAGCAATAAGGAGGATAAAATAGATGTATACTAACGATGGAGATGTTCGTGTAAGGTATGAAGAGACAGATCAGATGGGGGTTGCTTATCATGGTAA is part of the Crassaminicella profunda genome and encodes:
- a CDS encoding DRTGG domain-containing protein, with protein sequence MTKNEQIINHIKELPVGSKISVRGVAQDLEVSEGTAYKAIKDAERKELVSTIPRVGTIRVEKVEKKQIDKVTFAEVLNIVEGQILGGHEGIYKIVNKFVIGAMSIDEIEKYISEGDLLIVGNRDDVHKLALDKKCAILITGGLSCDDEIKKIANEKKLPILSTSYDTFTITTMIDQALHERLIRKEILITEDIMPHTLHYLKVGETVCDMKKLIKRTGHSRYPVVDENLHVIGIVSPRDIGGADSTEPIINVMTKNPITVSVNTSVAYISHVMIWEGLKVVPVTDKKKLIGIITRQDIIKGLKQMRNQPHMGEPFEDMITSECNVEETEKGIKFSGEITPMMLNDRGIASAGVLVLLMSTAGCSAIKMQKNLDSVIDSFMIYYIKPLQLESKFEIYVDIINVSRKFYKVDITAYHNDEIVSKAMMSAKQLRR
- a CDS encoding phosphatidylglycerophosphatase A family protein, with protein sequence MKDIVIKMLKDRGVNLLDIAKLVYDLQIKYGPLTMDDCLYSINKVLEKREVQHAILTGVVLDIYAEKNLLPEPLLDILKRDEPLYGIDEVLALSITNVYGTIGLTSFGYLDKEKLGILKDLNDPKNGVHTFLDDLVAGIAAAASARIAHSKKH
- the pfkA gene encoding 6-phosphofructokinase — translated: MKKIGVLTSGGDSPGMNAAIRAVVRAGIYNGLKVVGIKRGYEGLINGDIEEMNLSSVADIIHRGGTMLRTARSEAFKTKEGFEKALNVINIFGIEGIVVIGGDGSLRGAEKLSEAGIPTIGLPGTIDNDLAYTDYTIGFDTAINTVLHAISNIRDTSTSHGRANIVEVMGRHCGDIALYAGLAGGAESIIVPEEECSIDEVCKRLIQGRNRGKLHSIIILAEGVAGNSYEIAKEIETKTGIDVRLTILGHIQRGGSPTAFDRILASRMGGNAVELLMKGKKGRTVGMKGNEICNFEISKALSMKKEMNKNLYELAKTLSI
- a CDS encoding DNA polymerase III subunit alpha, whose amino-acid sequence is MGDFVHLHVHTEYSLLDGAARIKPLIKTVKDLGMKAVAITDHGCMFGVIDFYKEAKKEGIKPIIGCEVYTATRTLFDKDPIKDKRQGHLVLLAKNNEGYKNLMKIVSLGYVDGFYYKPRIDHTVLEKYSEGIIALSACLAGEIQQRLLNKDYEGAKKEALRLEGIFGKDDFYLELQDHGMQEQKMVNNQLIRLSQETDIPLVATNDIHYLKRSDGDIHDILLCIQTGKNIDDEDRLKFPTKEFYLKSPKEMEDLFPYAKEALENTVKIANRCNVTFDFNQMYLPKYDVPDSYSAKEYLRKLCNEGLKKRYKEITKELLERLEYELSTIENMGYVEYFLIVWDFIRYAKEENIMVGPGRGSAAGSLVSYTLGITEIDPIKYHLIFERFLNPERVTMPDIDIDFCFERRQEVIDYVVRKYGKEKVAQIITFGTMAARAAIRDVGRALNMSYAEVDAIAKKIPMQLGISIDKALEIDKGFKEIYERDERAKYLIDAARAVEGMPRHASTHAAGVVISKEAIDEYVPLYMHNEGLTTQFTMTTLEELGLLKMDFLGLRNLTVIRDAIESIEKNHGVKINFSNSNYDDKLAYEMISKGDTIGVFQLESAGMRQFMKELKPDCFEDIVAGISLYRPGPMDSIPKYIAYKNNPEKIEYLHPLLEKILNVTYGCLIYQEQVMQVVRELAGYSYGRSDLVRRAMSKKKMDVMEQEREYFIHGKKDEEGNIEITGCVSKGVPKEIGNQIYDEMIDFAKYAFNKSHAAAYAVLGYETAYLKAYYPVEFMAALITSIMGNTTKVAQYIEDCKKKNIEILPPSVNESHHKFIVQDGKIRFGLLAVKNVGAGVIDAIVAAREEKGKFLSFTDFCDKVDMKEINKRAIESLIKAGAFDHLGANRAQLLAIYERTIDGIAQDRKRNLAGQVSLFQAFDEIIPANVKRDDLPDIKEFAQKNLLMMEKEVVGLYISGHPLSEYEQEVKKVSTMNAGELMEINENHENNSVKDGSYIRIGGLIGHRKNKITKNNNMMAFITLEDLFGSVEVLVFPKIFDKYMNLLYEDSVVIIEGKISMREEEEPKIIAEKILPLIKKNDKGIKKLYLKISRGQELDVLFEKIKPTLKSHKGDVPVYLYLEGKNKKLKANKELWVTLNDDLIKNLIGLLGEDCVKVC